A single Cannabis sativa cultivar Pink pepper isolate KNU-18-1 chromosome 7, ASM2916894v1, whole genome shotgun sequence DNA region contains:
- the LOC115697932 gene encoding protein SRG1: MEFGSSHVIVPSVRELANDPNMVTVPPRYIRLDQHQDKTTILSPTVSSDQIPIINFQNLLLMSTSELLYESELTKLHSACKNWGFFQLVNHGISNSLVEKIKEGVEELFKLPMEEKKKLWQNNPGDIEGFGDSFVFSEEQKLDWNDDLFLITLPLAFRKPHLFPNLPLLLRESLEIYSLELEKLAKDIISQMENVLGIKSKEISKLFEDGLQSMSINYYPPCPQPEQVIGVTPHSDAVGLTILLQINQVDGLQVKKDGMWIPVKPLPNAFIVNIGDVLEILTNGIYPSIEHRAIVNSAQERLSLATFLNTNIDCTIGPVNSLVTQENPGLYKTQESKDYIKGIFSRELDGKSYVDVMKL, from the exons ATGGAGTTTGGAAGCTCACATGTGATTGTTCCAAGTGTGCGAGAATTGGCCAATGATCCCAATATGGTGACCGTCCCACCTAGATACATCCGCCTTGATCAACATCAAGATAAAACCACTATTCTCAGCCCTACTGTCTCTTCTGATCAAATTCCAATAATCAACTTCCAAAACTTGTTGCTTATGTCTACCTCTGAATTATTATATGAATCCGAACTCACTAAGCTCCACTCAGCATGCAAGAACTGGGGCTTCTTCcag TTGGTAAATCATGGTATTAGTAATTCATTggtagagaaaataaaagaaggGGTAGAAGAATTGTTTAAACTGCCaatggaggagaagaaaaagctaTGGCAGAATAATCCAGGAGATATAGAAGGCTTTGGAGACTCTTTTGTTTTTTCTGAGGAACAAAAGCTTGACTGGAATGATGACTTATTTCTCATTACTTTACCTCTTGCCTTCAGGAAGCCTCACTTATTTCCAAACCTCCCTCTTCTTTTGag GGAAAGTTTGGAAATTTATTCGTTAGAACTGGAAAAGCTAGCCAAAGATATAATCTCACAAATGGAAAATGTTCTGGGAATAAAAAGCAAGGAAATTTCCAAGTTATTTGAAGATGGATTGCAATCAATGAGTATCAACTATTACCCTCCATGCCCTCAACCAGAGCAGGTTATAGGTGTCACCCCTCACTCTGATGCCGTAGGCCTTACCATTCTCCTTCAAATAAACCAAGTAGATGGCCTCCAAGTCAAGAAAGATGGCATGTGGATCCCTGTCAAGCCTCTCCCAAATGCTTTCATTGTCAATATAGGAGATGTACTAGAG ATTTTAACAAATGGAATATATCCTAGCATTGAGCACAGAGCAATAGTAAACTCGGCGCAGGAAAGGCTCTCTCTTGCCACATTTCTTAATACAAATATAGATTGCACTATAGGCCCGGTGAATAGTTTGGTCACTCAAGAAAATCCTGGGCTATACAAAACACAAGAAAGTAAAGACTACATCAAGGGTATATTTTCTCGTGAGCTTGATGGAAAATCTTACGTTGATGTTATGAAATTGTAA